The Leishmania panamensis strain MHOM/PA/94/PSC-1 chromosome 19 sequence genome contains the following window.
TGAAGTGCTCGCCAGAGTACGCttacggcgctgctggcagcCCCCCGTCCATTCCTGCCAACGCCACGCTTCTCTTTGAGGTGGAGCTGTTCCATTGGACGCGCGAGGTGGACATCTCCGCAGCGAAGGACAAGTCCCTCATGATGAGTGTGTTGAAGGATGGCATCGACTATGAGAACCCGGACTTCGAGTCGTCCGTGACGATGGACCTTTACATCTACGTGGGCGATTTCGATCCGGCGAAcaaggagaagcacacaccGGTGAAGGTGATGTCTGGATGGAATGTTGTCGTCGGCGTCACGTCGCTGCCTccgcagctggaggcgttCCTGTATAAGATGCGCAAacaggaggcggcggcgtgccgAGTGCGCAGTGACCTAATCTGCGACGCTGCGCCGGAGTTTGCCATCCCGTCCAGCGCCGATCGTGGCCACGGAGATGTCACGTACGTAGTCGAGATCAGCGAGCTGAGCCGTGTCAAGACATACGACTTCACTGGAGAAGCCAAGATTGCCGAGGGGGAGAAGCGCAAGAACAGCGGAAACGATGCATTCAAGGCTGGCAAGCTGGACCTGGCGGAGCGTTTCTACCGTCGCGCGATGGAGTTCATTGGAGAGGACTACGGATTCGATGACGCCGTTAAGCCGGAATGCCATCGTGTGCGCATCAGCGTGATGGGGAAcctcgcgcaggtgctgctgatgcgcaaCAAGCACACGGATTCTGCTGAGTTCTCGAGGAAAGTGCTGGGCCTGGACGCCAACAACACCAAAGCACTCTTTCGTTTGGCGAAGGCGCAGGACGGCCTGCAGGAGTGGGAAGAGGCTATAAAGTGTGTGGATAGTATTCTCACTATCGAACCTGGCAACGCGGACGCGGTGAGCTTGAAGGCGCACCTTaagcaggagcagcgggcCTTTGACCAAAAGCAGAAGTCTATGTTCAAGAAGATGTTCTCCTAGGTGGCGTACAGGCATCTCCCTGGTAAACACAGACTCcccgtctcgctctctctctctttcaatcctcccctcccccccctttccacaCTTTTTCCTGCAGCGTACGACGgtcgctttcctctccccctcttcctcccttaTTTTTTCACGTTTTTTCTTCTACTTTTCCCTCTGCGTCTGACCTGTGCGCTTGGCGCAGTTGCGATAGCGTCAGAGAAAAAGCTTAttatttttcttcttcagcatGTCGTTCTACCACGAGCAAGCCGACAAgtagacgcacacacgcaaccTCAAT
Protein-coding sequences here:
- a CDS encoding peptidylprolyl isomerase-like protein (TriTrypDB/GeneDB-style sysID: LpmP.19.1410), producing MSDQLTDSAASTASDDSQPQMEVLYPLNEEVEVPGTDGGLYKTVLVEGAGSQPVKGAKVTVHYVGTLLDGTKFDSSRDRGDYFEFTLGRGQVIKGWDKGVATMRIGEKALLKCSPEYAYGAAGSPPSIPANATLLFEVELFHWTREVDISAAKDKSLMMSVLKDGIDYENPDFESSVTMDLYIYVGDFDPANKEKHTPVKVMSGWNVVVGVTSLPPQLEAFLYKMRKQEAAACRVRSDLICDAAPEFAIPSSADRGHGDVTYVVEISELSRVKTYDFTGEAKIAEGEKRKNSGNDAFKAGKLDLAERFYRRAMEFIGEDYGFDDAVKPECHRVRISVMGNLAQVLLMRNKHTDSAEFSRKVLGLDANNTKALFRLAKAQDGLQEWEEAIKCVDSILTIEPGNADAVSLKAHLKQEQRAFDQKQKSMFKKMFS